One Mercurialis annua linkage group LG3, ddMerAnnu1.2, whole genome shotgun sequence DNA window includes the following coding sequences:
- the LOC126673724 gene encoding serine/threonine-protein kinase D6PK-like, producing MDSFGNEFGPSSKIQLSTSSLGKDPVVPRPSRPPSAKQSRYEGASSTYYADVCNPGMNHVNRKHSYKAANEPAQRGELLNMAKTFYSSHEEKSRFAGPSEDFDQSSGKSPEKKILMVEGKSVVKRPIGDPDSSNSSGSLESEIVVSGLCEGDVDLLNNHMISQSAVSFCSSPPNSIYTGTVYAEAKQSFTNTEVSEAASFIEKPSESGDISNSYDGESRKTSIHRGSTDSDVSDESSSSSLTSAWYKPHKANDIRWEAIQVVRTREGSLGLSHFKLLRRLGCGDIGSVYLSELTGTRTYFAMKVMDKTALAARKKLPRAQTEREILQSLDHPFLPTLYTHFETEKFSCLVMEFCPGGDLHALRQRQPGKYFPEHAARFYVAEVLLSLEYLHMLGIIYRDLKPENVLVREDGHIMLSDFDLSLRCAVCPTLVKSSHATLESKNSAYCVQPTCVMQPDCIQPACFGPRFLSKSKKDKKGKPKNEINRQITPMPELIAEPTSARSMSFVGTHEYLAPEIIKGEGHGSAVDWWTFGVFLYELLFGKTPFKGAGNRATLFNVIGQPLRFPDSPPVSFAARDLIRGLLVKEPQHRLAYRRGATEIKQHAFFQSINWALIRCTSPPDVPKQAMIDLLMRSDVPKGPAPAPGVDVKPSGNYLEIDFF from the exons ATGGATTCATTTGGCAATGAATTCGGCCCTTCTTCGAAGATTCAGCTTTCAACATCTAGTTTAGGGAAGGATCCTGTGGTTCCGCGCCCTTCTCGGCCTCCATCTGCAAAACAATCTAGATATGAGGGAGCTTCATCTACGTACTATGCTGATGTTTGCAATCCTGGCATGAATCATGTAAATCGGAAGCACTCTTATAAAGCTGCAAATGAACCTGCACAGCGTGGAGAATTGCTCAATATGGCCAAAACTTTTTATAGTTCGCATGAAGAAAAATCTCGGTTTGCAGGTCCAAGTGAAGATTTTGATCAATCATCGGGAAAATCTCCGGAGAAGAAGATTTTGATGGTAGAAGGAAAATCTGTAGTTAAGCGTCCTATTGGTGATCCTGATAGTTCTAATTCAAGTGGCTCGCTTGAATCTGAAATTGTTGTCTCAGGTTTATGTGAAGGAGATGTCGATCTGCTTAACAACCACATGATATCTCAATCAGCCGTAAGCTTTTGTTCAAGTCCTCCAAACAGTATCTACACCGGTACTGTTTATGCAGAGGCAAAGCAGAGTTTCACCAACACCGAAGTTAGTGAAGCAGCAAGTTTCATTGAAAAACCTAGTGAAAGCGGTGATATAAGTAATTCCTACGATGGTGAGAGCAGGAAGACGAGTATCCATAGAGGCAGCACGGACAGTGATGTGAGTGATGAAAGCAGCTCGAGTAGTTTAACCAGTGCTTGGTACAAGCCCCATAAAGCAAATGATATAAGATGGGAAGCAATTCAAGTTGTCAGAACTCGTGAAGGATCATTAGGGTTGAGTCACTTTAAATTGTTGCGGAGACTGGGATGTGGCGACATTGGCAGTGTCTATCTATCAGAATTAACTGGCACCAGAACTTATTTTGCGATGAAAGTTATGGATAAAACAGCTCTAGCAGCTCGGAAAAAACTTCCAAGAGCACAAACTGAACGAGAGATACTGCAATCTCTGGATCATCCATTTCTACCAACTTTGTATACACATTTCGAAACAGAAAAGTTCTCTTGCTTGGTTATGGAGTTCTGCCCTGGAGGAGACCTGCATGCTCTCAGGCAAAGACAACCCGGAAAGTACTTCCCGGAGCATGCTGCTCG GTTTTATGTTGCAGAAGTTCTTCTTTCTTTGGAATATTTGCACATGCTAGGGATCATTTACAGGGACCTTAAACCAGAGAATGTTTTGGTGAGGGAAGATGGACATATAATGCTTTCAGATTTTGACCTTTCGTTAAGGTGTGCTGTCTGCCCAACTCTGGTCAAATCATCGCACGCAACCTTGGAGTCAAAGAATTCAGCTTACTGTGTGCAACCAACGTGTGTAATGCAGCCCGATTGCATCCAACCAGCATGTTTTGGACCACGCTTCTTGTCAAAGAGCAAGAAAGATAAGAAAGGTAAGCCCAAGAATGAGATTAACCGTCAAATAACCCCTATGCCCGAGCTTATTGCTGAACCAACAAGTGCTCGATCAATGTCTTTTGTGGGCACACATGAGTACTTAGCCCCTGAAATTATTAAAGGTGAAGGCCATGGAAGCGCGGTAGATTGGTGGACATTTGGGGTCTTTCTTTATGAGCTTTTGTTTGGTAAAACTCCTTTCAAGGGGGCAGGAAACCGAGCAACACTCTTTAACGTGATTGGGCAGCCGTTACGATTTCCAGATTCACCTCCAGTGAGTTTTGCTGCTAGGGACTTGATCAGAGGCTTACTAGTGAAAGAACCACAGCACCGACTTGCCTATAGGCGGGGAGCTACGGAAATTAAACAACATGCATTCTTTCAGAGTATCAATTGGGCACTCATCCGGTGTACAAGTCCCCCAGACGTGCCAAAACAAGCCATGATTGATCTTCTAATGAGATCTGATGTGCCGAAAGGTCCAGCACCTGCTCCCGGTGTAGATGTGAAGCCGTCAGGTAATTATCTAGAGATTGATTTCTTTTGA
- the LOC126673754 gene encoding altered inheritance of mitochondria protein 32 has translation MRIAHPSQIIISLIDKKIAKFSSFKITVTTRIAAANSFSSMADSTDNTNTVVSSDNDVSTVVSAAEEDAKFGFTRPEMYQLNLSGTVNQYDRHVFLCFNKADAWLPRVEESQTDPLPKLLSSAVKARKDDITVKTLVTVCEGGEGTLFENGDVLIFPDKIKYKCLKESDVAGFVDDVLVNGKPWALGAQEVLTGSHVFVCAHASRDKRCGVCGPILITKLKEGIESRGLEGQVFVSACSHIGGHKYAGNLIIYSPESVGKIMGHWYGYVTPDDVPEILDQHISKGEVIERLWRGKMGALTEEDEKVTEEKLPNGKNIEEKLEESNTEFNKENVGGCCQGSNGFSCCRDGVTEDKKQNEISEVHEKKGQGKLSSWISSLEQSDVLAAVAVAGAVATIAVAYSLLKRSG, from the exons ATGCGTATTGCGCACCCATCCCAAATAATAATCTCTCTCATCGATAAAAAGATAGCCAAATTTTCATCTTTCAAAATTACTGTTACAACCAGAATCGCTGCTGCTAATTCATTTTCATCAATGGCGGATTCTACTGATAATACTAATACTGTTGTGAGTAGCGATAACGATGTTTCCACCGTCGTCTCCGCCGCAGAAGAGGACGCGAAGTTCGGTTTCACTAGGCCTGAGATGTACCAGTTAAATCTGAGTGGTACTGTTAATCAGTATGACCGACACGTTTTTCTTTGCTTTAACAAGGCGGACGCGTGGCTCCCACGTGTGGAGGAGTCTCAGACTGATCCTCTCCCTAAGCTCTTATCCTCCGCTGTCAAAGCTCGCAAGGATGATATCACCGTTAag ACATTGGTGACTGTATGCGAAGGAGGTGAAGGGACTCTGTTTGAAAATGGCGATGTGTTGATTTTCCCTGATAAGATCAAATACAA GTGTTTGAAGGAATCGGATGTCGCTGGCTTCGTTGACGATGTTCTTGTAAATGGAAAACCATGGGCTTTAGGAGCGCAAGAGGTTCTTACTGGATCACACGTATTTGTGTGTGCTCATGCTAGCCGCGATAAGAGATGTGGTGTTTGTGGACCAATTCTGATAACAAAACTCAAAGAGGGAATTGAATCTCGAGGACTGGAAGGTCAAGTCTTTGTTAGTGCTTGCTCTCATATTGGGGGCCACAAATATGCCGGAAACTTGATCATTTATTCTCCTGAATCTGTGGGAAAAATTATGGGCCATTG GTATGGCTATGTTACTCCTGATGATGTACCTGAAATTTTGGATCAACATATCAGCAAGGGAGAAGTGATTGAGCGTCTTTGGAG GGGGAAAATGGGGGCATTGACTGAAGAGGATGAGAAGGTGACTGAGGAAAAGCTTCCAAATGGAAAAAATATTGAGGAAAAACTTGAAGAAAGCAACACTGAGTTCAACAAAGAGAATGTGGGTGGGTGTTGCCAGGGTTCTAATGGTTTTTCATGCTGCAGAGATGGAGTAACCGAAGACAAGAAACAGAACGAAATCAGTGAAGTGCATGAAAAGAAGGGGCAAGGTAAATTGTCGAGCTGGATATCATCATTGGAACAGAGTGATGTTCTTGCAGCTGTTGCCGTAGCTGGAGCAGTCGCAACAATTGCAGTGGCTTATAGCTTACTTAAAAGGTCAGGCTGA
- the LOC126673755 gene encoding U-box domain-containing protein 6: protein MEEIVVHHLFNGGTEAQIQAANQLAKFSPKQRHKLVEKGIISPLVLMLQSQDYRAIEAALFALLSLAFGSERNKIRIVKSGIVPVLLELLQCEDETLIEIVVAALLILSSCSANKLTITSFGAIPLIVGILGEDGPTCFSMQAKLDALATLHNLSTCQQIIPSVVSSGAVLILLQIIHNSYEKSSRLVEKAMALLENITTLSEDAVLQTATTGGAIQTLVENLEEGSPQCKEHASAILLLICQSCGDEYRGLILREGVMPGLLQLSVDGTWRAKDTARELLLLLRDYSGYGSRGKQSKHQLIEQIMQQIDAEGETVIGTTLKLVEEMIAKLST from the exons ATGGAGGAAATTGTGGTGCATCATCTTTTCAATGGAGGCACAGAAGCACAGATTCAGGCTGCTAATCAACTTGCTAAATTCAGCCCCAAGCAACGGCATAAGTTGGTCGAAAAAGGAATCATTTCGCCTTTGGTTTTGATGCTTCAGTCGCAAGATTATCGAGCCATTGAAGCCGCTCTCTTTGCTCTCCTCAGCCTTGCATTCGGCAGCGAACG gAACAAGATTCGGATTGTGAAATCAGGGATCGTACCGGTCTTGTTAGAGCTTCTCCAATGCGAAGACGAGACATTGATTGAGATTGTAGTAGCTGCATTATTGATTCTTTCTTCTTGTTCAGCAAATAAGTTAACAATTACTTCTTTTGGTGCTATTCCACTAATTGTTGGAATCCTTGGTGAAGATGGTCCAACCTGCTTTAGCATGCAAGCTAAGCTCGACGCATTAGCAACTCTCCACAATCTCTCGACTTGCCAGCAAATTATTCCGTCCGTTGTCTCTTCCGGGGCAGTTTTGATACTGCTGCAGATAATTCACAACAGCTACGAGAAATCATCACGGTTAGTGGAGAAAGCAATGGCGCTACTCGAGAATATCACAACGTTATCAGAAGATGCGGTTCTTCAAACCGCCACTACAGGAGGGGCGATCCAGACATTGGTTGAGAACCTCGAAGAGGGTTCCCCGCAGTGCAAAGAGCATGCCTCCGCAATTCTGCTTCTAATATGTCAGAGTTGCGGAGATGAATACAGAGGATTGATTTTAAGAGAAGGTGTCATGCCTGGACTTCTTCAGTTAAGTGTGGATGGAACATGGAGGGCTAAAGATACTGCTCGAGAACTGTTACTGCTCTTGAGAGATTACTCGGGTTATGGCTCGAGAGGAAAACAATCGAAGCATCAACTTATAGAACAGATTATGCAACAAATTGATGCCGAAGGGGAGACAGTCATTGGAACAACTCTTAAGCTGGTGGAGGAGATGATTGCAAAGCTCAGTACATAA